The Acidimicrobiales bacterium genome includes a window with the following:
- the ruvA gene encoding Holliday junction branch migration protein RuvA, giving the protein MIGSLRGRLLERFGEGEVLIEVAGVGYRVVVTPTTAVRLGDVGGDVFVHVHHHFREADQTLYGFLERDERACFEALLSAHGVGPSLALAVLGVHGPGELARLLADDDVAALCLVPGVGKKTATRLLVELKDSLDLPLDGILDGGEGPGVPRSAVAEVQDALGGLGYTPDEVRSVLADLGGDDPAILLREALQRLARA; this is encoded by the coding sequence ATGATCGGGTCGCTGAGAGGTCGACTGCTGGAACGCTTCGGAGAGGGCGAGGTCCTCATCGAGGTGGCAGGTGTCGGCTACCGGGTGGTCGTCACCCCAACCACCGCAGTCCGGTTGGGCGATGTGGGCGGCGATGTGTTCGTCCACGTCCACCATCACTTCCGGGAGGCCGACCAGACGCTGTACGGCTTCCTCGAGCGTGACGAACGCGCCTGCTTTGAGGCACTCCTCTCGGCTCACGGAGTCGGGCCGTCGCTGGCTCTCGCGGTGCTAGGCGTACACGGGCCTGGAGAGTTGGCCCGTCTCTTGGCCGATGACGACGTGGCTGCCCTCTGTCTCGTTCCCGGTGTCGGAAAGAAGACCGCCACCCGGCTACTGGTCGAACTCAAGGACTCGCTCGACCTGCCGTTGGATGGGATTTTGGACGGCGGTGAGGGGCCGGGCGTACCCCGATCGGCAGTGGCCGAGGTCCAAGATGCTCTCGGTGGCCTTGGGTACACCCCGGATGAGGTCCGGTCGGTGCTGGCCGACCTGGGTGGCGACGATCCGGCGATCCTGTTACGCGAGGCCCTCCAGCGCCTCGCCCGGGCCTAG